The following coding sequences lie in one Mucilaginibacter sp. KACC 22773 genomic window:
- a CDS encoding SDR family oxidoreductase, translating to MKNITVFGATGLLGKPVTEELVKSGFVVKALVRDIEKAKKIFPSGVSFVKGDLEDKFSLKDAMQHADGIYISIANTYKDKENGFNAEQHGLDNILEVAKELKIKQVVFLSSFLARNYQGDWWVFRGKKSSISRVKNAGLPYTIFYPSTFMENFHNGMIRGHKVAALKQPVNNKAYWIAGSDYGKMVAKAFDLSSTLNKEYSVQGPQAFTMKEAAEEFAANYSKDRLSVALTPYKLVKFLGNFVPQIKYLMKMSEVSMNNRETFESQNTWDELGAPETTIATFAKL from the coding sequence ATGAAGAATATTACTGTATTCGGTGCAACAGGATTGCTGGGAAAACCGGTAACTGAAGAACTGGTGAAATCCGGATTTGTCGTTAAGGCGCTTGTAAGAGACATTGAAAAAGCGAAAAAGATTTTCCCGTCAGGTGTCAGTTTTGTAAAAGGTGATTTAGAGGATAAATTCTCTCTGAAAGATGCCATGCAGCATGCAGATGGCATATACATCAGTATCGCTAATACTTACAAAGATAAAGAAAACGGATTCAATGCTGAACAGCATGGATTAGACAACATCCTTGAAGTGGCTAAAGAACTTAAAATTAAACAGGTCGTGTTTTTATCTTCATTTTTAGCCAGAAATTACCAGGGTGACTGGTGGGTCTTTCGGGGAAAGAAGAGCAGCATAAGCCGCGTTAAAAACGCAGGTCTCCCCTATACCATTTTTTACCCGTCAACTTTTATGGAGAACTTTCACAACGGAATGATCCGGGGTCACAAGGTGGCTGCTTTAAAACAACCGGTAAATAACAAAGCCTATTGGATTGCCGGAAGTGATTATGGAAAAATGGTAGCGAAGGCGTTCGATCTCAGCAGCACATTGAACAAAGAATATTCTGTACAAGGCCCGCAGGCATTTACGATGAAAGAGGCAGCAGAAGAATTTGCCGCAAACTACAGCAAAGACCGCCTGTCTGTAGCACTTACCCCGTATAAACTGGTAAAGTTTCTGGGGAATTTTGTTCCGCAGATAAAATATCTGATGAAGATGAGTGAGGTGAGTATGAATAACCGGGAGACATTCGAATCACAAAATACCTGGGATGAGTTAGGTGCGCCGGAAACAACGATTGCCACGTTTGCTAAGCTGTAG
- a CDS encoding cytochrome-c peroxidase: protein MKKALLIVSMLTVIILFVVSCSKDSADGSSPEADNELIYQANQNLSAITANPVTSANNQLSDAKIRLGKILFFDKRLSLTNSISCSSCHNLSTYGVDNLPVSPGHTGQLGTRNAPTVFNAAYHFRQFWDGRVNTPEEQARVPILNPIEMALPDAVTVENKLGSLSLYQGLFAAAYPGEGNPVTFNNTTQAIGAFVRTLVTPSRFDSFLNGNTSALTTQEKNGLRTFIQIGCVSCHSGAAVGGSSFQKFGVYADYFEFTNSAVIDNGRFTQTGLESERYVFKVPSLRNAAQTYPYFHDGSVRNLEDAVSIMGRVNLNVNLSGQEVNDIVAFINSLTARVPESVAAIPEEL from the coding sequence ATGAAAAAAGCATTACTTATCGTTTCCATGTTGACTGTGATTATATTATTTGTTGTTTCCTGCAGTAAAGACTCCGCGGACGGGTCATCGCCGGAGGCGGATAATGAGCTGATATACCAGGCAAACCAAAATTTAAGCGCCATTACCGCCAACCCCGTTACAAGTGCGAACAATCAACTTTCAGACGCTAAAATAAGACTGGGGAAAATACTGTTTTTTGATAAAAGGTTATCCCTCACTAACAGTATCAGCTGTTCATCCTGTCATAACCTTTCAACTTATGGCGTGGACAATCTTCCTGTTTCGCCCGGACACACAGGCCAATTGGGAACCCGTAATGCCCCTACTGTCTTTAACGCTGCCTACCATTTCAGGCAGTTCTGGGATGGCCGGGTTAACACACCCGAAGAACAGGCCAGGGTGCCCATTCTCAATCCAATTGAAATGGCGCTGCCTGATGCTGTCACCGTTGAAAATAAATTAGGCTCTCTCTCATTATACCAGGGGCTTTTTGCGGCGGCCTACCCGGGCGAAGGCAACCCTGTCACTTTCAATAATACGACCCAGGCTATCGGTGCTTTCGTCAGAACGCTGGTTACCCCATCCAGGTTCGACAGTTTTTTAAACGGAAATACTTCGGCGTTAACAACACAGGAAAAAAATGGGTTGAGAACCTTTATACAAATAGGCTGTGTATCCTGCCATTCGGGTGCTGCAGTTGGCGGATCAAGTTTCCAAAAATTCGGAGTTTACGCTGATTACTTTGAGTTTACTAATAGTGCTGTCATTGATAATGGCAGATTTACCCAAACCGGGCTGGAATCTGAACGCTACGTTTTTAAAGTACCTTCTTTAAGAAATGCGGCCCAAACCTATCCTTACTTTCACGATGGAAGCGTCAGGAATTTGGAAGACGCGGTTTCCATTATGGGCCGAGTAAACCTTAACGTAAACTTGTCGGGACAGGAAGTGAACGATATTGTCGCTTTTATAAACA
- a CDS encoding winged helix-turn-helix transcriptional regulator, which translates to MENKTNGIPGYVADLEDVNIFEKCPFNYAMQLIGGKWKPVVLYCIKRGANRFGMLQRAMPAISKQMLTTQLRELETAGLIIRKVYAEVPPKVEYSISKNGETVFPVLEAIEKWGQIQRDN; encoded by the coding sequence ATGGAAAATAAGACTAATGGAATTCCGGGCTATGTGGCGGACTTGGAAGACGTAAATATTTTTGAAAAATGTCCTTTCAATTATGCCATGCAGTTAATTGGCGGTAAATGGAAGCCTGTTGTTCTATATTGTATCAAGCGGGGAGCAAACCGGTTTGGTATGCTGCAAAGGGCCATGCCGGCCATCAGTAAACAAATGCTTACCACACAATTGAGGGAACTGGAGACGGCCGGCCTGATTATTAGAAAAGTTTATGCCGAAGTGCCGCCGAAGGTGGAATACAGCATTTCAAAAAACGGGGAAACGGTATTTCCGGTTTTAGAGGCCATTGAAAAATGGGGACAAATTCAAAGAGACAATTAA